From a single Balneolales bacterium ANBcel1 genomic region:
- a CDS encoding CotH kinase family protein, protein MAFSSHYRFLALLTFLLILAVAAPVSGQQLYLNEIMASNGATIADEDGDNEDWVEIYYAGEEPLNLEGFGLSDDYDRPFRWEFPDITIQPGEFLLVWASNKDRRDPAGELHTNFAISSAGEEVILTAPDGERLDELPPTEIPTDISIGRYPDGIGDWYFYTNPTPGEPNGDDGYQEMLEPVSFSHQGGFYTGDFQLELSHPDPDVTIIYTLDGSEPDPNNLDGTTYQHMDRYRTWEQQLLEKTFTSHVYNPSQPLTIRDRTDEPNYFSRMQTAFEQTPTPYYFPNHPIFKGTVVRVKALKDGSISDGIQTQSYFVTGEGRDRYTLPVISFAIQEDHLFSYDNGIYVPGMIYDQDGDPSTAGNAPANYTQRGIEWERPASMELFEPESAHPNFSQNIGVRIHGGWSRAHPQKSLRLYARNQYGDNRFYYRMFPDQPYGEFNRLMLRASGNDWTETMLRDAAMQAMIGHMKFDTQAYRPFITFINGEYWGLINMRERYDKHYLARVHGVDPENIDLLTYNATVKEGSNDHYLAMMDYIDDNDIRDSAHYAEIQTRMDIENYIDYQIGQIFVGNTDWPGNNIDFWRYRTDQYEPDAPPQHDGRWRWLAYDLDFGLWLYGRGPDYDVLRHALGEKDHPHGNPSWSTVLFSSLIENEQFRQDFITRYLDQLNTAFQTDRTRRIINEMAAQIEPEFNEHRNRWSRGNFGIINSQLIPYVEQRPEYARQHLRDRFNIAGEHNLTVDLSDKAAGYVRVNTVDIHAETPGVSADPWPWTGVYFQDIPVTLKAQALPGFEFSHWEGVDEAVADDKELVLQLNSDASVTAVFKEGSFVDALPEPFRITSNNRIVTFESWPMDAEAGTFPDHMRFVYMDATDPGLDADIAGFTSGTYNLDSRTRINGLGDDGFAFINTSNEDGNPGYPGTRLGGAILALDTRNAQDMQVSWEGMTVTPNSRTYHLRLQYRIGDQGPFTDVLDENGDPVEYLRSEEEGHRQWIGPVTLPESLNNRGYVQLMWRYYHTGEQRDHDSGARDQLAVRNIVIEGLDVVDAGQDAPDRPDSYRLRQNYPNPFNPSTSIRYDLPESGEVRLEIFDLVGRRITTLVESHQQAGSHQVHWDASGLSSGVYLYRLEAGNYVETRKMTLIK, encoded by the coding sequence ATGGCTTTTTCTTCTCATTACCGCTTTCTCGCTCTGTTGACATTTCTCCTCATTCTCGCGGTGGCCGCACCGGTATCGGGTCAGCAGCTTTATCTGAATGAAATCATGGCCTCCAACGGCGCGACGATTGCCGATGAGGACGGCGACAATGAAGACTGGGTCGAAATTTATTATGCCGGCGAGGAGCCGCTGAACCTGGAAGGCTTCGGGCTGTCCGACGACTACGACCGCCCCTTCCGCTGGGAATTCCCCGACATCACCATCCAGCCCGGTGAATTTCTGCTGGTCTGGGCCTCGAACAAGGACCGTCGCGACCCCGCCGGCGAACTGCACACCAATTTCGCGATCTCTTCTGCAGGCGAAGAGGTGATCCTCACCGCTCCGGACGGCGAGCGGCTCGACGAGCTTCCGCCCACCGAGATCCCGACCGACATCAGTATCGGACGCTATCCCGACGGGATCGGCGACTGGTACTTCTACACCAACCCGACTCCCGGCGAACCCAACGGCGACGACGGCTACCAGGAGATGCTCGAGCCGGTTTCGTTTTCACACCAGGGCGGCTTTTATACCGGCGATTTCCAGCTAGAACTGTCGCACCCCGACCCGGACGTCACCATCATCTACACCCTGGATGGCTCCGAGCCCGATCCGAACAACCTGGACGGAACGACATACCAGCATATGGACCGGTATCGAACCTGGGAGCAGCAGTTGTTGGAAAAGACCTTCACTTCTCATGTGTACAATCCGTCACAACCGCTCACCATACGGGACCGCACTGACGAACCGAACTATTTCAGCCGTATGCAGACAGCGTTTGAGCAAACACCAACCCCTTATTACTTCCCGAATCATCCAATTTTTAAAGGAACGGTAGTCCGTGTCAAAGCATTAAAAGATGGCTCAATATCTGATGGCATCCAGACACAATCCTATTTTGTAACCGGGGAGGGACGTGATCGCTATACCCTTCCGGTTATCTCCTTCGCTATCCAGGAAGACCATCTGTTTAGCTATGACAACGGAATTTATGTTCCGGGCATGATATACGATCAGGACGGTGACCCAAGTACCGCCGGAAATGCTCCTGCCAACTACACCCAGCGTGGTATCGAATGGGAGCGGCCAGCTTCCATGGAGCTGTTTGAACCGGAATCCGCACATCCGAATTTTTCACAAAATATCGGAGTACGTATTCATGGTGGCTGGAGTCGAGCACATCCGCAGAAATCACTCCGGCTCTATGCCCGAAACCAGTACGGAGATAACCGGTTTTATTATCGGATGTTTCCGGACCAGCCTTATGGGGAGTTCAACCGGTTGATGTTACGGGCCTCCGGGAACGACTGGACCGAGACCATGTTGCGCGATGCCGCAATGCAGGCCATGATAGGCCACATGAAGTTCGACACCCAGGCTTATCGGCCGTTTATCACCTTCATTAACGGCGAATACTGGGGGCTGATCAACATGCGGGAGCGGTACGACAAGCATTATTTGGCTCGTGTACACGGCGTAGATCCGGAGAACATCGATTTACTTACATACAATGCCACTGTAAAAGAGGGAAGCAATGATCATTACCTGGCGATGATGGATTACATCGATGATAATGATATCCGTGACAGCGCACACTACGCCGAGATACAAACCCGCATGGATATCGAAAACTACATCGATTACCAGATCGGTCAGATCTTTGTCGGCAATACCGACTGGCCGGGCAACAACATCGACTTCTGGCGCTACCGAACTGACCAATATGAGCCGGATGCCCCGCCACAGCACGACGGACGCTGGCGCTGGCTTGCTTATGATCTTGATTTTGGGCTCTGGCTGTACGGACGCGGCCCGGATTACGATGTATTAAGGCATGCACTTGGTGAGAAAGATCATCCACATGGAAACCCATCGTGGTCCACAGTACTATTCAGCAGCCTCATAGAAAACGAGCAATTCCGGCAGGATTTCATCACCAGATATCTGGATCAACTGAACACGGCATTTCAAACTGACCGAACACGGCGCATCATCAACGAAATGGCTGCGCAAATAGAGCCGGAATTCAATGAACACAGAAACCGGTGGAGCCGTGGCAACTTTGGAATTATCAACAGTCAACTTATTCCCTATGTTGAACAAAGACCTGAATACGCCCGTCAGCATCTGCGCGATCGCTTCAATATCGCCGGTGAGCATAACCTGACCGTCGATCTCTCCGACAAGGCCGCCGGCTACGTTCGCGTGAACACCGTCGACATCCACGCCGAAACACCCGGTGTGAGCGCAGATCCGTGGCCCTGGACCGGTGTCTATTTCCAGGATATACCGGTGACGCTGAAAGCGCAGGCCCTTCCAGGTTTTGAATTTTCCCACTGGGAAGGTGTCGATGAAGCGGTTGCCGATGACAAGGAACTTGTGCTCCAGCTTAACAGTGACGCGTCCGTGACCGCCGTATTTAAGGAGGGGTCATTTGTTGACGCGCTTCCCGAACCATTTCGCATAACCAGCAACAATCGCATTGTTACGTTTGAATCGTGGCCCATGGATGCCGAAGCGGGCACCTTCCCCGATCACATGCGCTTCGTCTATATGGATGCAACCGATCCCGGGCTGGACGCCGATATAGCCGGATTCACCAGCGGCACGTACAACCTGGACAGCCGCACCCGTATTAACGGGCTTGGCGATGACGGCTTCGCATTCATCAACACGAGCAACGAAGACGGCAACCCCGGCTACCCCGGAACCCGGCTGGGCGGGGCCATATTAGCCCTGGATACCCGTAACGCGCAAGACATGCAAGTCAGCTGGGAAGGCATGACGGTCACGCCCAATTCAAGGACCTACCACTTGAGGCTCCAGTACCGGATCGGTGACCAGGGCCCGTTCACCGATGTGCTTGACGAAAACGGCGATCCGGTGGAGTATCTGCGCAGTGAAGAGGAAGGGCACCGCCAGTGGATCGGACCCGTGACACTGCCCGAATCCCTGAACAACCGGGGGTACGTGCAGCTCATGTGGCGCTATTACCACACCGGCGAACAACGCGATCATGACAGCGGCGCACGCGACCAGCTGGCAGTTCGAAATATCGTAATCGAGGGGCTGGATGTCGTGGATGCCGGACAGGACGCCCCGGACCGTCCCGACTCCTATCGCCTCCGGCAAAATTATCCCAACCCCTTCAACCCGTCAACGTCAATCCGTTATGACCTGCCGGAAAGCGGTGAGGTTCGTCTGGAAATTTTCGACCTGGTCGGCCGTCGGATTACCACACTGGTAGAATCACATCAGCAGGCCGGATCCCATCAGGTTCACTGGGATGCCAGCGGCCTCTCCTCCGGTGTGTACCTGTACCGCCTGGAAGCGGGAAACTATGTTGAAACACGCAAAATGACGTTGATCAAATAA
- a CDS encoding endo-1,4-beta-xylanase: MGHLAWSLILLLFLVGTANANNDNDADNGLIIVNENGSFEDSELGVVDTADYHLPFWELYLANGGDATFEIVDDPVQHGERAVKLTVHELGDNAWDIQVSGYDLYVEAGASYTFSMWARAEEPGAIAVFSVWHLDHGEFNALRGGFQLPTDEWQEYTFDFSVPESAEQRFPIRVPVHFSFPENVDKTIYVDNLQIVQTEEAPARRKPIVLEVADAEIGADFEVVEEVDNGDSITYVYPVTDNLDIPGSEDRLLKFDVFFPYAGEYDLFARVRTDVAEFDSDSFFYPDSLFTEPDPASIDGWIVANGLVGVGASQPHEVVTGESSASGDWRWINISQGNYHEESVTYHVFEDSTTVSFWIGAREDETHLHKFAFGRSDLFFTVSNLNNVTPGYSEFPDDPFEIHPGPPIADGQDKWIGNIWSPPQIANFANYWNQVTAENAGKWGSVEGTRGTYNWTNLDASYQLARDNGFPYRFHVLTWGGQQPGWINDLSTEEQLEAITQWYDTLAVRYPDMEYVEVVNEGSNNHQLPDGISGDANYIEALGGTGETGHDWIITAFEMARERFPNSKLMINDYNIVSSNTWGTQNARNYRRIIEDLMERDLIDVIGVQAHAFSTPGSQNQIRSVLDYLAETGLPIQATEMDIQGNSSLSQEASDQLQLENMQRIFPVFWEHPAVEGITFWGWRPGIWMDDAELIYPNGEERPALKWLIEYVQNWVPPAPTDVRDDATPVRFELSQNYPNPFNPTTQIRYEVAEQADVSLQVYDITGRLVQTLVNNTAQAPGQYSVTFDGSNLASGVYLYRLQAGSFSDVRRMMLVK, from the coding sequence ATGGGGCATCTTGCCTGGTCTCTGATTCTGCTTCTTTTCCTCGTTGGCACTGCAAATGCCAATAATGACAACGATGCGGATAATGGTTTAATAATCGTCAATGAAAATGGCAGCTTTGAAGACTCCGAGCTTGGAGTCGTTGATACCGCAGATTATCATTTGCCGTTTTGGGAGCTGTATCTGGCAAATGGTGGAGACGCAACGTTTGAAATTGTAGACGACCCGGTACAGCACGGAGAACGTGCGGTCAAGCTCACCGTGCACGAACTGGGAGATAATGCCTGGGATATTCAGGTCAGCGGCTATGATCTGTATGTGGAAGCGGGTGCCTCATACACCTTCTCCATGTGGGCACGAGCGGAAGAGCCCGGTGCGATCGCGGTATTCTCCGTCTGGCACTTAGATCACGGCGAGTTCAACGCGCTGCGAGGAGGATTTCAATTGCCTACCGATGAATGGCAGGAATACACCTTTGATTTTTCGGTTCCTGAGAGTGCCGAACAGCGTTTTCCCATCAGGGTCCCCGTTCATTTTTCCTTCCCGGAAAATGTTGACAAGACCATTTATGTCGACAACCTGCAAATCGTGCAGACCGAGGAAGCGCCTGCGCGCAGGAAACCGATCGTCCTGGAAGTAGCCGATGCCGAGATAGGTGCCGACTTCGAAGTCGTCGAGGAGGTAGATAACGGAGATTCCATCACCTATGTCTATCCCGTGACCGACAATCTTGACATCCCAGGAAGCGAGGATCGCCTGCTCAAGTTTGATGTGTTTTTCCCCTATGCAGGAGAATACGATCTGTTTGCAAGGGTCAGGACAGATGTTGCTGAGTTTGACTCCGACAGCTTCTTTTATCCGGATTCGCTTTTCACCGAACCGGATCCGGCAAGTATAGATGGTTGGATTGTTGCCAACGGACTTGTTGGTGTCGGAGCTTCTCAACCGCATGAAGTTGTTACCGGGGAAAGTTCGGCATCTGGAGATTGGAGATGGATAAATATCTCACAAGGTAATTACCATGAAGAGTCGGTTACCTACCATGTGTTTGAAGACTCGACTACCGTATCATTCTGGATCGGTGCGCGTGAAGACGAAACCCACCTGCACAAATTCGCGTTCGGACGTTCCGACCTGTTCTTTACGGTTTCCAATTTGAATAACGTAACCCCCGGTTATTCCGAATTTCCGGATGATCCTTTCGAAATCCATCCCGGTCCGCCCATTGCCGATGGGCAGGACAAGTGGATTGGCAACATCTGGTCACCACCCCAAATTGCCAATTTTGCCAATTACTGGAACCAGGTAACCGCCGAAAACGCCGGTAAATGGGGAAGTGTGGAAGGTACGCGAGGGACCTACAACTGGACCAATCTGGATGCCAGCTACCAACTCGCCAGGGATAACGGATTCCCGTACCGATTTCACGTGCTTACCTGGGGCGGACAGCAGCCTGGCTGGATCAATGACCTGAGCACGGAAGAACAGCTTGAAGCCATCACCCAGTGGTACGACACCCTGGCCGTGCGCTACCCGGACATGGAGTATGTGGAGGTGGTGAACGAAGGTTCCAACAACCACCAGCTGCCTGACGGTATAAGCGGCGATGCCAACTATATTGAAGCTCTTGGCGGAACCGGTGAAACCGGTCACGACTGGATCATCACCGCCTTTGAAATGGCCCGTGAGCGATTCCCCAACAGCAAGCTCATGATCAATGACTACAACATCGTGAGCAGCAACACCTGGGGCACCCAGAACGCCCGGAACTACCGTCGAATCATCGAAGACCTCATGGAACGGGACTTGATTGATGTAATCGGCGTTCAGGCCCATGCCTTCTCGACCCCGGGCTCGCAAAATCAGATACGTTCCGTTCTGGACTATTTGGCCGAAACCGGATTGCCCATTCAGGCCACCGAAATGGACATCCAGGGGAACTCGAGCTTGTCGCAGGAGGCTTCAGACCAGCTTCAGCTTGAAAACATGCAACGCATTTTCCCGGTGTTCTGGGAGCATCCTGCCGTGGAGGGCATCACTTTCTGGGGATGGAGACCCGGGATATGGATGGATGATGCCGAGCTGATTTATCCCAACGGCGAGGAACGTCCGGCACTGAAATGGCTGATCGAATATGTGCAGAACTGGGTGCCGCCTGCCCCCACCGATGTGAGAGACGATGCGACTCCGGTGAGATTCGAACTCTCTCAAAACTATCCCAACCCGTTCAACCCGACCACGCAGATCCGGTATGAAGTTGCCGAGCAGGCGGATGTCTCGCTGCAGGTCTACGATATTACCGGCCGTCTCGTACAGACACTGGTAAACAACACGGCGCAGGCTCCGGGGCAGTATTCGGTGACCTTCGACGGCAGCAACCTGGCCAGCGGCGTCTACCTGTACCGCCTGCAGGCCGGATCGTTCAGCGATGTACGGAGAATGATGCTGGTGAAATAA
- the galB gene encoding beta-galactosidase GalB — protein sequence MKKTRQNNSPAAGMPSMSAVSLLSCLLLLTFCSGAGERAATDAEQNIRERISINDGWRFMKYESADQADDLIYDVRPTDDDYVDDVPADTEPMEPLRIETDKDVLRDWILPSGNRFISDPAKRHERPEGNPGSDFAFVQGGFDDSAWEAVTLPHDWAIAGPFMTGPDAEVTGGMGRLPSPGVAWYRRTLDIPAEDEGRKIFLDVDGAMSYAMVWLNGNLVGGWPFGYASWRLDLTPYVNPGGENQLAIRLDNPAVSSRWYPGGGIYRNVWLVKTEPVHVAQWGTFVTTPEVSENSATINLEVTIDNGSESTALVTAETEIFELDREGNRTGRAVAAFDPVETTIAGSESSTISGSLVLDNPRLWGPPPTQEPNLYVAVTTLTRDGNPVDQYETRFGIRTIEFDSDRGIVVNSEHIFIKGVNQHHDLGALGGAFHTRAAERQLEILRGIGVNSVRMAHNPPAPELLELTDRMGFLVVNESFDVWERRKTPHDFHLIFPDWYEQDMRALVRRDKNSPSVYLWSTGNEVGEQYTEDAGADIARMLKAIVNDEDPTRPVTASMNFAKPPMEFPDVSDVMMLNYQGEGIRYAPEYQHLTGIRTEPLYPSFRETYPDRVILSSENAATVSKRGVYMFPVTDAISAPAEDGQGADSETGNVSAYELYTTQFGSSPDRVFAAKDRHPYVGGGYVWSGFDYLGEPTPFYDNRSSYFGIIDLAGFRKDRAYLYKARWMPDEPMAHILPHWNWPDRLGEVTPVHVFTSGDEAELFLNGESLGRKQKGEFEYRLRWDDVIYEPGELRVVAYKDGEEWAEASVQTTGEAARLEASADRAVISADGYDLSFITITLHDEEGRFVRNADNQISFSIDGAGEIVATDNGDPTDMNPFPSHERRALSGKALVIVRGLDGEPGEMTITAESEGLETASVTVRSSLD from the coding sequence ATGAAAAAAACACGACAAAACAATTCTCCTGCGGCCGGCATGCCCTCCATGTCTGCCGTATCGCTTCTCTCCTGCCTGTTGCTGCTCACGTTTTGCAGCGGTGCCGGGGAGAGGGCTGCCACCGATGCGGAACAGAATATTCGGGAACGCATATCCATCAACGACGGCTGGCGCTTTATGAAGTACGAATCCGCCGATCAGGCAGATGACCTTATTTATGACGTGCGTCCGACCGACGACGACTATGTGGATGATGTCCCTGCCGACACCGAGCCAATGGAGCCTTTGCGTATCGAAACGGACAAGGATGTACTCAGAGACTGGATTTTGCCTTCCGGCAACAGGTTTATTAGCGATCCCGCCAAACGCCATGAACGGCCGGAGGGGAATCCCGGCAGTGATTTCGCATTTGTGCAGGGGGGTTTTGACGACAGTGCATGGGAAGCTGTCACGTTACCGCACGACTGGGCGATCGCCGGACCGTTTATGACCGGGCCGGATGCGGAGGTTACCGGAGGGATGGGCCGCCTGCCCAGTCCTGGTGTAGCCTGGTATCGCCGAACCCTGGACATCCCGGCCGAGGATGAAGGGAGAAAAATATTTTTGGATGTCGACGGCGCCATGTCGTATGCCATGGTATGGCTGAACGGCAACCTCGTCGGTGGATGGCCCTTCGGTTACGCATCCTGGCGGCTGGATTTGACCCCTTACGTTAATCCTGGTGGAGAAAATCAGCTGGCCATCCGCCTGGACAATCCTGCGGTTTCCTCCCGCTGGTATCCCGGTGGCGGTATTTATCGTAATGTTTGGCTTGTAAAAACCGAGCCGGTTCATGTTGCCCAATGGGGTACATTTGTGACGACGCCTGAGGTTTCGGAAAACTCGGCAACCATAAATCTCGAAGTTACGATTGACAATGGTTCAGAATCCACGGCTTTGGTAACCGCTGAAACAGAAATTTTTGAACTGGACAGGGAGGGCAACCGCACCGGACGCGCAGTCGCCGCTTTTGATCCCGTTGAAACAACAATTGCCGGGAGCGAAAGCAGTACCATATCCGGCTCACTCGTGCTTGATAATCCGCGTCTCTGGGGGCCCCCTCCAACACAAGAGCCAAATCTCTACGTAGCGGTTACAACCCTGACCCGGGACGGCAATCCCGTTGATCAATATGAAACCCGTTTTGGTATCCGTACCATAGAATTTGACAGTGACCGGGGTATCGTGGTGAATAGTGAACATATTTTCATCAAAGGTGTCAATCAGCACCATGACCTTGGCGCACTCGGCGGCGCTTTCCACACCCGCGCAGCCGAACGCCAACTGGAAATTCTTCGTGGAATCGGGGTCAACTCCGTCCGCATGGCACACAACCCTCCGGCACCCGAGTTGCTGGAACTCACCGACCGGATGGGCTTTCTGGTTGTGAATGAGAGTTTTGATGTCTGGGAGCGAAGAAAAACGCCTCATGATTTCCACCTGATCTTCCCCGACTGGTACGAGCAGGATATGCGCGCTTTGGTCCGTCGTGACAAAAACAGCCCCTCGGTTTACTTGTGGAGTACAGGTAACGAAGTGGGTGAACAATACACCGAAGACGCGGGCGCCGATATCGCACGCATGCTGAAGGCCATTGTCAATGACGAAGATCCGACCCGTCCGGTGACCGCCTCCATGAACTTTGCCAAACCGCCGATGGAGTTTCCGGATGTGAGTGATGTCATGATGCTCAACTATCAGGGCGAAGGAATCCGGTATGCGCCTGAATACCAGCACCTGACCGGAATCAGAACCGAACCGCTATACCCCTCCTTCCGGGAGACCTATCCCGACAGGGTGATCCTCAGCAGTGAAAACGCGGCTACGGTCAGCAAACGGGGTGTTTACATGTTCCCGGTGACCGACGCGATCAGTGCTCCTGCTGAAGACGGCCAGGGCGCCGATTCAGAAACAGGAAACGTCAGTGCCTATGAACTGTATACTACTCAATTCGGTTCGTCCCCGGATCGTGTATTCGCCGCAAAAGACCGGCATCCTTATGTCGGTGGCGGATATGTCTGGAGCGGGTTCGACTATTTGGGTGAGCCCACGCCTTTCTACGACAACCGCAGCTCCTATTTCGGCATCATTGACCTGGCCGGCTTCAGAAAAGACCGCGCGTATCTCTACAAGGCACGCTGGATGCCGGATGAGCCCATGGCACACATTCTTCCTCACTGGAACTGGCCGGACCGTTTGGGTGAAGTCACACCGGTTCATGTCTTTACTTCCGGTGATGAGGCCGAACTGTTTTTGAACGGTGAATCGCTTGGCCGCAAGCAGAAAGGCGAATTTGAATACCGTCTGCGCTGGGATGACGTGATCTATGAGCCTGGCGAGCTTCGCGTAGTCGCCTACAAGGACGGTGAAGAGTGGGCGGAAGCGTCGGTTCAGACCACCGGTGAGGCGGCCAGGCTGGAGGCATCGGCCGACCGGGCTGTCATTTCTGCCGACGGTTACGATCTTTCTTTCATCACCATTACACTGCATGACGAGGAGGGCAGATTCGTACGTAATGCCGATAATCAGATCAGCTTCAGTATCGATGGTGCTGGTGAAATCGTGGCCACCGACAACGGAGATCCCACCGATATGAACCCGTTCCCCTCGCATGAACGCCGTGCCCTGAGTGGCAAGGCTCTGGTGATTGTACGCGGACTGGATGGGGAGCCTGGAGAAATGACCATTACGGCAGAATCAGAGGGACTGGAAACCGCATCTGTCACGGTTCGCAGCTCTCTGGACTGA
- a CDS encoding SGNH/GDSL hydrolase family protein: MNGRFLLWAFVTLIAVWGCSGDGTRTGQADDSRSDVVAADSAWVGTWSTAIQLVEPHNMPPEPGLSGNTLRQVVHATIGGERLRLRISNEFGTEPLSLHAVNMALHDGGSAIDSSTDTPVYFEGQRDVVIPAGEAVRSDPFDFSLEALTNVSISIYVDSVSAEVTGHPGSRTTSYIATGNAVSDAELSDAASAERWYLIDAIDVMAPGHFAAVATLGNSITDGRGSGTDRQNRWPDELARRLQANEATRHISVLNQGIGGNCLLRHCLGQAALTRFDRDVLEQPGIRWLIVFIGVNDIGGIQDAQQAEEVADALIDGYETMIERAHEHGIRVYGATITPFGESFYDTPEREAVRRQINEWIRSSGAYDAVIDLDMVLRDPENPSRLLPKADTGDHLHPNETGYRMIAEAIDTALFLNKNVK, encoded by the coding sequence ATGAACGGAAGATTTTTGTTATGGGCATTTGTCACACTTATAGCAGTATGGGGTTGTTCGGGGGATGGAACCCGGACCGGTCAGGCGGATGATTCAAGAAGCGATGTCGTTGCGGCCGATTCGGCCTGGGTGGGTACCTGGAGTACGGCCATTCAACTGGTCGAGCCTCACAATATGCCGCCCGAGCCCGGGCTCAGCGGCAATACGCTTCGGCAGGTGGTTCATGCCACCATTGGCGGAGAGCGTTTACGTCTGCGGATTTCCAACGAATTCGGGACCGAACCACTTTCACTGCATGCGGTTAATATGGCACTGCACGATGGGGGAAGCGCCATAGACAGCAGTACCGACACTCCCGTTTATTTCGAAGGGCAAAGAGATGTTGTCATTCCCGCAGGTGAAGCGGTTCGGTCTGATCCATTTGATTTTTCCCTGGAGGCACTGACCAATGTTTCGATTTCCATCTATGTGGACAGTGTTTCGGCGGAAGTCACCGGCCATCCCGGCTCCCGAACAACCTCGTATATCGCAACTGGAAATGCCGTTTCTGATGCCGAGCTTTCCGATGCCGCTTCAGCCGAACGCTGGTACCTGATCGATGCCATCGACGTGATGGCCCCGGGTCACTTCGCCGCGGTCGCCACACTTGGCAATTCGATTACCGATGGCCGCGGCTCCGGCACGGATCGGCAGAACCGGTGGCCTGACGAGCTGGCACGACGTCTGCAGGCCAATGAAGCAACGCGGCATATCTCGGTCTTAAACCAGGGTATCGGCGGAAATTGCCTGTTGAGGCATTGTCTCGGGCAGGCAGCCCTTACGCGATTTGACCGCGACGTGCTTGAACAGCCGGGCATCCGCTGGCTGATCGTATTCATCGGCGTCAATGATATTGGCGGCATTCAGGATGCGCAGCAAGCCGAAGAGGTTGCCGACGCACTCATTGACGGGTACGAAACCATGATCGAACGGGCTCATGAGCATGGCATCCGGGTTTACGGCGCGACCATTACCCCTTTCGGTGAATCATTTTACGACACCCCGGAACGTGAGGCGGTACGCCGGCAGATAAATGAATGGATTCGCAGCAGTGGTGCTTATGACGCGGTCATTGATCTGGACATGGTGTTGCGCGATCCTGAAAACCCGTCACGACTGCTCCCCAAAGCCGATACCGGCGACCATCTGCATCCCAATGAAACCGGATACCGGATGATAGCTGAAGCGATTGATACCGCACTATTTCTGAACAAAAACGTCAAATAA